One window of Pseudomonas urmiensis genomic DNA carries:
- a CDS encoding [protein-PII] uridylyltransferase — protein MPQVDPELFDRGQFQAELALKASPIAAFKKAIRLAREVLDKRFREGREIRRLIEDRAWFVDNILQQAWNQFQWHDPSGIALIAVGGYGRGELHPFSDIDLLILLDGAEHEQYREAIEGFLTLLWDIGLEVGQSVRSVEECAEQARADLTVITNLMESRTIAGPEPLRQRMLEVTSTATMWPSKEFFLAKRAELKARHHKYNDTEYNLEPNVKGSPGGLRDIQTVLWVARRQYGTLNLHALAGEGFLLESENELLASSQAFLWRVRYALHMLAGRAEDRLLFDHQRSIAALLGFSDENPKRAIEQFMQQYYRVVMSISQLCDLIIQHFEEVILADDDSGTTQPLNARFRLHDGYIEAVSPNVFKRTPFAMLEIFVLMAQHPEIKGVRADTVRLLREHRHLIDDNFRNDIRNTSLFIELFKCEIGIHRNLRRMNRYGILGRYLPEFGLIVGQMQHDLFHIYTVDAHTLNLIKHLRKLQYTPVSEKFPLASKLMGRLPKPELIYLAGLYHDIGKGRQGDHSELGAVDAQAFGERHQLPTWDTRLIVWLVQNHLVMSTTAQRKDLSDPQVINDFALHVGDETRLDYLYVLTVADINATNPSLWNSWRASLLRQLYTETKRALRRGLENPLDREEQIRQTQSAALDILIREGTDPDDVEQLWSQLGDDYFLKHTAADVAWHSDAILQQPADGGPLVLIKETTQREFEGGTQIFIYAPDQHDFFAVTVAAMSQLNLNIHDARIITSSSQFTLDTYIVLDNDGGSIGDNPQRVKQIREGLTEALRNPEDYPTIIQRRVPRQLKHFTFAPQVTIHNDAQRPVTILEIIAPDRPGLLARIGRIFLEFDLSLQNAKIATLGERVEDVFFITDADNQPLSDPQLCSRLQEAIIQQLQKGQASDASPTRVTF, from the coding sequence ATGCCCCAGGTGGATCCCGAGCTGTTCGACCGCGGCCAGTTCCAGGCGGAACTGGCGCTCAAGGCAAGCCCCATCGCTGCCTTCAAGAAGGCCATCCGCCTGGCCCGCGAGGTGCTCGACAAGCGCTTTCGCGAAGGCCGCGAGATCCGCCGACTGATCGAGGACCGCGCCTGGTTCGTCGACAACATCCTGCAGCAGGCCTGGAACCAGTTCCAATGGCATGACCCTAGCGGCATCGCCCTGATCGCCGTGGGCGGTTACGGACGCGGCGAACTGCACCCGTTCTCCGACATCGACCTACTGATCCTGCTCGATGGCGCCGAACACGAGCAGTACCGCGAAGCCATCGAAGGTTTTCTGACCCTGCTCTGGGACATCGGCCTGGAAGTCGGCCAGAGCGTACGCAGCGTCGAGGAATGCGCCGAGCAGGCCCGCGCCGACCTGACGGTGATCACCAACCTGATGGAAAGCCGCACCATTGCCGGCCCCGAGCCCCTGCGCCAGCGCATGCTCGAGGTGACCAGCACCGCCACCATGTGGCCGAGCAAGGAGTTTTTCCTGGCCAAGCGCGCCGAGCTCAAGGCCCGCCACCACAAGTACAACGACACCGAGTACAACCTGGAGCCCAACGTCAAAGGCTCACCCGGCGGCCTGCGCGATATCCAGACCGTGCTCTGGGTCGCCCGTCGCCAGTACGGCACGCTCAACCTGCACGCCCTGGCTGGCGAAGGTTTCCTGCTGGAGAGCGAGAACGAACTGCTCGCCTCCTCCCAGGCCTTCCTCTGGCGGGTGCGCTACGCCCTGCACATGCTCGCCGGACGCGCCGAAGACCGCCTGCTGTTCGACCACCAGCGCAGCATCGCCGCGTTGCTTGGCTTCAGCGATGAAAACCCCAAGCGCGCCATCGAGCAGTTCATGCAGCAGTACTACCGGGTGGTGATGAGCATCAGCCAGCTGTGCGACCTGATCATCCAGCACTTCGAGGAAGTCATCCTCGCTGACGACGACAGTGGCACCACCCAACCGCTCAACGCTCGCTTTCGCCTGCACGATGGCTATATAGAAGCGGTCAGCCCCAACGTGTTCAAACGCACGCCGTTCGCCATGCTGGAGATCTTCGTGCTGATGGCCCAGCACCCGGAGATCAAGGGCGTGCGCGCCGATACCGTGCGCCTGTTGCGCGAGCATCGCCATCTGATCGATGACAACTTCCGCAACGATATCCGCAATACCAGCCTGTTCATCGAGCTGTTCAAGTGCGAGATCGGCATCCACCGCAACCTGCGCCGGATGAACCGCTACGGCATCCTCGGCCGCTACTTGCCGGAGTTCGGCCTGATCGTCGGGCAGATGCAGCATGACCTGTTCCACATCTATACGGTCGATGCGCACACCCTCAACCTGATCAAGCACCTGCGCAAGCTGCAGTACACCCCGGTGTCGGAGAAATTCCCGCTGGCCAGCAAGCTCATGGGCCGCCTGCCCAAACCCGAGCTGATCTACCTGGCCGGGCTCTACCATGACATCGGCAAGGGTCGTCAGGGCGATCATTCCGAACTCGGCGCGGTCGACGCCCAGGCCTTTGGCGAGCGCCACCAGCTGCCAACCTGGGATACCCGGCTGATCGTCTGGCTGGTACAGAACCACCTGGTAATGTCGACCACTGCCCAGCGCAAGGACCTGTCCGACCCGCAAGTGATCAACGACTTCGCCCTGCACGTGGGCGACGAGACGCGCCTGGACTACCTGTATGTGCTGACCGTGGCCGACATCAACGCCACCAACCCCAGCCTGTGGAACTCCTGGCGCGCCAGCCTGCTGCGTCAGCTCTATACCGAGACCAAGCGCGCGCTGCGCCGAGGCCTGGAAAACCCGCTGGACCGCGAAGAGCAGATCCGCCAGACGCAGAGCGCCGCGCTCGACATCCTGATCCGCGAAGGCACCGACCCGGACGACGTCGAGCAACTGTGGTCGCAACTGGGCGATGACTACTTTCTCAAGCACACCGCCGCCGACGTGGCCTGGCACAGCGATGCGATCCTGCAGCAGCCAGCCGATGGCGGCCCGTTGGTGCTGATCAAGGAAACCACCCAGCGTGAATTCGAGGGTGGCACGCAGATCTTCATCTATGCACCCGACCAGCACGACTTCTTCGCCGTGACCGTGGCGGCGATGTCCCAGCTCAACCTGAACATCCATGATGCGCGGATCATCACCTCGAGCAGCCAGTTCACCCTCGACACCTACATTGTCCTGGACAACGACGGCGGCTCGATCGGCGACAACCCGCAGCGGGTCAAGCAGATCCGCGAGGGCCTGACCGAGGCCCTGCGCAACCCCGAGGACTACCCGACCATCATCCAGCGCCGGGTGCCGCGCCAGCTCAAGCACTTCACCTTTGCCCCGCAGGTGACCATCCACAACGATGCCCAGCGTCCGGTGACCATCCTCGAGATCATCGCCCCTGATCGCCCAGGCCTGCTGGCGCGGATCGGGCGGATCTTCCTGGAGTTCGACCTGTCGCTGCAAAACGCCAAGATCGCCACCCTCGGCGAGCGCGTGGAAGACGTGTTCTTCATTACCGACGCCGACAACCAGCCGCTGTCTGATCCGCAGCTGTGCAGCCGCCTGCAGGAAGCGATCATCCAGCAGTTGCAAAAAGGCCAGGCCAGCGACGCCAGCCCTACCCGCGTGACCTTCTAA
- the rpsB gene encoding 30S ribosomal protein S2, with product MSQVNMRDMLKAGVHFGHQTRYWNPKMGKYIFGARNKIHIINLEKTLPMFNDALSFVERLAQGKNKILFVGTKRSAGKLVAEQAARCGSPYVDHRWLGGMLTNYKTIRASIKRLRDLETQAEDGTFTKLTKKEALMRSRDLEKLDRSLGGIKDMGGLPDALFVIDVDHERIAITEANKLGIPVIGVVDTNSSPEGVDYIIPGNDDAIRAIELYMTSMADAVIRGRNNVAGGTEVYAEEAAAPAAE from the coding sequence ATGTCCCAAGTCAACATGCGCGATATGCTGAAGGCCGGTGTGCACTTCGGTCACCAGACCCGTTACTGGAACCCGAAAATGGGTAAATACATTTTCGGCGCGCGTAACAAGATCCACATCATCAACCTGGAAAAAACCCTGCCAATGTTCAACGACGCTCTGTCGTTCGTAGAACGCCTGGCCCAGGGCAAGAACAAGATCCTGTTCGTCGGCACCAAGCGTTCCGCCGGCAAACTGGTCGCCGAGCAAGCAGCTCGTTGCGGTTCGCCATACGTTGATCACCGCTGGTTGGGCGGCATGCTGACCAACTACAAAACCATCCGCGCTTCGATCAAGCGTCTGCGTGACCTGGAAACCCAGGCCGAAGATGGTACCTTCACCAAGCTGACCAAGAAAGAAGCTCTGATGCGTTCGCGCGATCTGGAGAAGCTGGACCGCAGCCTGGGTGGTATCAAGGATATGGGCGGTCTGCCTGACGCTCTGTTCGTTATCGACGTTGATCACGAGCGCATCGCGATCACCGAAGCTAACAAGCTGGGCATCCCGGTTATCGGCGTTGTCGATACCAACAGCAGCCCGGAAGGTGTTGATTACATCATCCCAGGCAACGACGACGCCATCCGCGCCATCGAGCTGTACATGACTTCGATGGCTGACGCTGTCATCCGCGGCCGCAACAACGTTGCTGGCGGCACCGAAGTCTACGCTGAAGAAGCGGCGGCACCAGCTGCTGAGTAA
- the pyrH gene encoding UMP kinase, whose protein sequence is MAQQVSGRQPRYKRILLKLSGEALMGSEEFGIDPKVLDRMALEVGQLVGIGVQVGLVIGGGNLFRGAALSAAGMDRVTGDHMGMLATVMNALAMRDALERSNIPALVMSAISMVGVTDHYDRRKAIRHLNSGDVVIFSAGTGNPFFTTDSAACLRAIEIDADVVLKATKVDGVYTADPFKDPHAEKFDHLTYDEVLDRKLGVMDLTAICLCRDHKMPLRVFNMNKPGALLNIVVGGAEGTLIEEGQA, encoded by the coding sequence ATGGCTCAGCAGGTGAGTGGTCGCCAACCTCGCTATAAACGCATTTTGCTCAAACTTAGCGGCGAGGCCCTGATGGGCTCGGAAGAGTTCGGGATCGACCCGAAAGTATTGGATCGTATGGCCCTGGAAGTGGGTCAGTTGGTCGGTATCGGTGTCCAGGTAGGCCTGGTCATCGGTGGCGGCAACCTGTTCCGCGGTGCAGCACTCAGCGCAGCCGGCATGGATCGCGTTACTGGCGACCACATGGGCATGCTTGCCACCGTGATGAACGCCCTGGCCATGCGCGACGCCCTCGAGCGTTCGAACATCCCGGCCCTGGTCATGTCGGCCATTTCCATGGTTGGCGTCACCGATCATTACGATCGTCGCAAAGCTATTCGCCACCTCAACTCCGGGGATGTGGTAATTTTCTCCGCCGGTACCGGCAACCCGTTCTTCACCACCGACTCCGCAGCCTGCCTGCGTGCCATCGAAATCGATGCTGATGTGGTGCTGAAGGCGACCAAGGTCGACGGTGTGTACACTGCCGATCCATTCAAGGATCCGCATGCCGAGAAGTTCGATCACCTCACCTATGATGAGGTCTTGGATCGCAAGCTTGGTGTGATGGACCTGACCGCAATCTGCCTGTGCCGCGACCACAAGATGCCATTGCGGGTATTCAACATGAACAAACCTGGCGCCCTGCTGAACATCGTGGTGGGTGGCGCTGAAGGTACTTTGATCGAGGAAGGCCAAGCATGA
- a CDS encoding ArsC family reductase gives MAYTLYGIKACDTMKKARTWLEEKAIGYQFHDYKTQGIDRDSLNRWCDEHGWEVILNRAGTTFRKLDDASKANLDQAKAVELMLAQPSMIKRPVLDLGERTLVGFKPDLYAAALA, from the coding sequence ATGGCTTACACTCTCTACGGCATCAAAGCCTGCGACACCATGAAAAAAGCCCGTACCTGGCTCGAAGAAAAAGCCATCGGCTATCAATTTCACGACTACAAGACTCAAGGCATCGACCGCGACAGCCTGAATCGCTGGTGCGACGAGCACGGCTGGGAAGTCATCCTCAACCGTGCCGGCACCACCTTCCGCAAGCTCGACGATGCCAGCAAAGCCAACCTCGACCAGGCCAAGGCCGTCGAATTGATGCTGGCCCAGCCGTCGATGATCAAGCGCCCGGTGCTTGACCTCGGCGAGCGTACCCTGGTCGGCTTCAAGCCTGACCTGTACGCCGCAGCGCTGGCCTGA
- the frr gene encoding ribosome recycling factor: MINEIKKDAQERMTKSLESLQHAFSRIRTGVAHPSILEGVMVPYYGADTPIKQVANITVKDSRTLQVVAFERNMLGAVDKAIASAGLNLNPTNLGELLLINMPPLTEETRKGFTKQARDAAEDGRIAVRNIRRDALSQLKDLVKEKEISEDEERRAADDIQKLTDKFVAEIEVAVKAKEKDLMAV; encoded by the coding sequence ATGATCAACGAAATCAAGAAAGATGCTCAGGAACGCATGACCAAGTCGCTGGAGTCGCTCCAGCACGCGTTCAGCCGTATCCGCACCGGTGTCGCCCACCCGAGCATTCTGGAAGGTGTGATGGTGCCTTACTACGGCGCCGACACCCCTATCAAGCAAGTGGCCAACATCACCGTCAAGGATTCGCGCACCCTGCAGGTCGTCGCTTTCGAGCGCAACATGCTCGGCGCGGTCGACAAGGCGATTGCCAGTGCAGGTCTGAACCTGAACCCGACCAACCTTGGCGAACTGCTGCTGATCAACATGCCGCCGCTGACCGAAGAAACCCGTAAGGGCTTCACCAAGCAGGCGCGTGATGCGGCAGAAGACGGTCGTATCGCTGTGCGTAACATCCGTCGTGACGCCCTGAGCCAGCTCAAGGACCTGGTCAAGGAAAAGGAAATCAGCGAAGACGAAGAGCGTCGCGCCGCTGATGACATCCAGAAGCTGACCGACAAGTTCGTGGCCGAGATCGAAGTTGCCGTGAAGGCCAAGGAGAAGGACCTGATGGCCGTCTGA
- the tsf gene encoding translation elongation factor Ts — translation MAEITAALVKELRERTGEGMMDCKKALTKAGGDIEKAIDDMRASGAIKAAKKAGNVAAEGAIAIKADDKSAVLLEVNSQTDFLALQDDFKNFVAESVEQAFAEKLTDAAPLIASREAAREALVAKVGENVNIRRLVRVEGDVVGTYLHGNKIGVAVVLKGGDVQLAKEIAMHVAASNPEFLDSSEISDEAIEREKAVFLQLNADKIAGKPENIVENMINGRITKFKAEASLKEQAFVMNPEIKVGELAKKAGAEIVSFTYFKVGEGIEKPVDNFAEEVAAQLAAAKQ, via the coding sequence ATGGCAGAGATTACTGCAGCGCTGGTAAAAGAACTGCGCGAGCGTACCGGCGAAGGCATGATGGATTGCAAAAAGGCCCTGACCAAGGCCGGCGGCGACATCGAAAAAGCCATCGACGACATGCGCGCCTCGGGTGCCATCAAGGCAGCTAAAAAGGCTGGCAACGTTGCCGCTGAAGGCGCCATCGCCATCAAGGCTGACGACAAGTCCGCAGTCCTGCTGGAAGTGAACTCGCAGACCGACTTCCTGGCTCTGCAAGACGACTTCAAGAACTTCGTCGCTGAAAGCGTTGAGCAAGCCTTTGCCGAGAAACTGACCGACGCTGCGCCGCTGATCGCTTCCCGCGAAGCTGCTCGCGAAGCCCTGGTTGCCAAGGTTGGTGAGAACGTCAACATTCGTCGCCTGGTGCGCGTCGAAGGCGACGTGGTCGGTACCTACCTGCACGGTAACAAGATCGGTGTGGCAGTGGTCCTGAAGGGCGGCGACGTCCAACTGGCCAAAGAAATCGCCATGCACGTTGCCGCGTCGAACCCAGAGTTCCTGGATTCGTCGGAAATCTCCGATGAGGCCATCGAGCGCGAGAAGGCTGTCTTCCTGCAGCTGAACGCCGACAAAATCGCTGGCAAGCCTGAGAACATCGTTGAGAACATGATCAACGGTCGTATTACCAAGTTCAAAGCCGAAGCCTCGCTCAAAGAGCAAGCCTTCGTCATGAACCCGGAGATCAAGGTCGGCGAACTGGCCAAGAAAGCCGGTGCTGAAATCGTTTCCTTCACCTACTTCAAAGTCGGCGAAGGCATCGAGAAGCCAGTTGACAACTTCGCTGAAGAAGTTGCCGCTCAGCTGGCTGCTGCCAAGCAGTAA
- the map gene encoding type I methionyl aminopeptidase, translated as MTVTIKTAEDIEKMRIAGRLAAEVLEMIEEHVKPGVTTEELDRLCHDYIVNVQQAIPAPLNYKGYPKSICTSINHVVCHGIPNDKPLKNGDTLNIDVTVIKDGYHGDTSRMFHVGTVPVWAERLSQVTQECMYKAIELVKPGCRLGDIGEVIQKHAEKNGFSVVREFCGHGIGKVFHEEPQILHYGRAGTGMELKEGMTFTIEPMINQGKADTKVLGDGWTAITKDRKLSAQWEHTLVVTATGYEIFTLRKDDTIPRTSA; from the coding sequence ATGACCGTTACCATCAAGACCGCAGAAGACATCGAGAAGATGCGCATCGCCGGCCGCCTGGCCGCTGAAGTGCTGGAAATGATCGAAGAACACGTCAAGCCCGGTGTCACCACCGAAGAGCTCGACCGCCTGTGCCATGACTATATCGTCAACGTCCAACAGGCCATCCCGGCGCCGCTCAACTACAAGGGCTACCCCAAGTCGATCTGCACCTCGATCAACCACGTGGTCTGCCATGGCATCCCCAATGACAAGCCCTTGAAGAACGGCGACACGTTGAACATCGACGTCACCGTGATCAAGGACGGCTACCACGGAGACACCAGCCGCATGTTCCATGTCGGTACGGTACCGGTTTGGGCCGAGCGCCTGTCGCAAGTCACCCAGGAATGCATGTACAAGGCCATCGAGCTGGTCAAGCCAGGCTGCCGCCTGGGTGACATTGGCGAAGTGATCCAGAAACACGCCGAGAAGAACGGTTTCTCGGTGGTACGCGAGTTCTGCGGCCACGGCATCGGCAAGGTGTTCCATGAAGAGCCGCAGATCCTGCACTACGGCCGCGCCGGTACCGGCATGGAGCTCAAGGAAGGCATGACCTTCACCATCGAGCCGATGATCAACCAGGGCAAGGCTGACACCAAGGTGCTGGGCGACGGCTGGACCGCCATCACCAAGGACCGCAAGCTCTCGGCGCAGTGGGAGCACACCCTGGTGGTGACGGCAACCGGTTACGAAATCTTCACCCTGCGCAAAGACGACACCATCCCCCGTACGTCGGCCTAA
- a CDS encoding Na+/H+ antiporter, with protein MQSAYTVLILLTLVSVSKLVGRMIPLPLPLVQIAAGALLAWPSLGLHVALEPELFLFLFLPPLLFADGWRIPKRELWRIRGPVVALAVGLVLFTVVGAGYFIHWLLPSIPLPVAFALAAVLSPTDAVAVSAITQDRLPTPLMHMLQGEALMNDATGLVTFKFALVAAITGAFSLAEASFTFVLVALGGLAVGVALSWLIGRLRAWMIARGWDDPATHVVFMLLLPFAAYVLAERLGVSGILSAVAAGMMQSWLDLLPRQTSTRLLNRSVWSLLEFAFNGLIFLLLGLQLPDIIKAVVSHEATIWPTLAYRCLDVLAIFAALILLRFIWVQSIWRAIGVVRRWRGKPELVLMPTARSCWLLTIGGVRGAVTLAGVMSVPLLMGAGQAFPERDLLIFIAAGVILLSLIGACIALPILLRGVTKSPDERLQQEVQEAWRRTAAAAIHALEAEEVIDANAPQDAAQATLATELKARLMAEYRDELDSYNDSAEARALAEQMDLLERRLRVKALRAQRLELYNLHRQHLVGDEVVRQVLGELDMSEANLGQVK; from the coding sequence ATGCAGTCAGCCTATACCGTCCTTATCCTGCTGACGCTGGTAAGCGTGTCAAAACTGGTGGGGCGGATGATCCCGCTGCCTCTGCCGCTGGTGCAGATCGCGGCCGGGGCACTGCTGGCCTGGCCGAGCCTGGGCCTGCATGTGGCGCTGGAGCCGGAGTTGTTCTTGTTCCTGTTCTTGCCGCCGCTGCTGTTCGCCGATGGCTGGCGCATCCCCAAGCGTGAGCTGTGGCGTATACGTGGCCCGGTGGTTGCGCTAGCGGTGGGCTTGGTGCTGTTCACGGTGGTCGGCGCTGGCTACTTCATTCACTGGTTGTTGCCGAGCATCCCGCTGCCGGTGGCCTTCGCCTTGGCCGCCGTGCTGTCGCCTACCGATGCCGTGGCAGTCTCGGCGATTACCCAGGACCGTTTGCCTACGCCGTTGATGCACATGCTTCAGGGCGAGGCGCTGATGAACGATGCCACGGGCCTGGTGACCTTCAAGTTCGCCCTGGTGGCGGCGATTACCGGTGCCTTCTCGTTGGCCGAGGCCAGTTTCACATTCGTGCTGGTGGCGCTGGGAGGCCTCGCGGTGGGGGTTGCGCTGAGCTGGCTGATCGGTCGCCTGCGTGCCTGGATGATCGCCCGTGGCTGGGATGACCCTGCCACCCACGTGGTGTTCATGCTTTTGCTGCCGTTCGCTGCCTATGTACTGGCCGAGCGCCTGGGCGTTTCGGGCATTCTTTCGGCGGTGGCGGCGGGGATGATGCAAAGCTGGCTCGATCTGCTGCCACGCCAGACCAGCACACGTCTGCTCAATCGTAGCGTCTGGTCGCTGCTGGAGTTCGCCTTCAATGGGCTGATCTTCTTGCTGCTGGGCCTGCAGTTGCCGGACATCATCAAGGCTGTGGTCAGCCATGAGGCGACCATCTGGCCGACCCTGGCCTATCGCTGCCTCGACGTACTGGCGATCTTCGCCGCGCTGATCCTGTTGCGCTTCATCTGGGTACAGAGCATCTGGCGCGCGATTGGCGTGGTGCGCCGCTGGCGCGGTAAGCCCGAGCTGGTGCTGATGCCCACCGCTCGGTCGTGTTGGTTGCTGACGATCGGTGGCGTGCGCGGCGCGGTGACCCTGGCGGGCGTGATGTCGGTCCCGCTGCTGATGGGGGCGGGCCAGGCGTTTCCTGAGCGAGACCTGCTCATCTTCATTGCGGCGGGGGTAATCCTGCTGTCGTTGATCGGCGCCTGTATTGCTTTGCCGATCCTGTTGCGCGGTGTGACCAAAAGCCCGGACGAGCGTTTGCAGCAAGAAGTACAAGAAGCCTGGCGGCGCACGGCCGCGGCGGCCATTCATGCCTTGGAAGCCGAAGAGGTGATCGACGCCAATGCGCCGCAGGACGCCGCGCAGGCGACTTTGGCCACCGAGCTCAAGGCACGTTTGATGGCTGAGTATCGGGATGAGCTGGACAGCTACAACGACAGTGCCGAAGCGCGCGCGCTGGCTGAGCAGATGGACCTGCTGGAGCGTCGCCTGCGGGTGAAAGCACTACGGGCGCAGCGTCTGGAATTGTACAACCTGCACCGTCAGCATCTGGTAGGCGATGAGGTGGTGCGCCAGGTGCTGGGTGAGCTGGATATGAGTGAGGCGAACCTGGGGCAGGTCAAATAG
- the dapC gene encoding succinyldiaminopimelate transaminase, translating to MNHALTQLQPYPFEKLRALLGSVQPAADKRAIALSIGEPKHESPAFVAKALADNLDKLAVYPSTLGLPALRQAIGQWCEQRFGVPTGWLDADRHILPVNGTREALFAFTQAVVNRADDGLVISPNPFYQIYEGAALLAGATPHYLPCLEDNGFNPDFDAVPAEVWQRCQILFLCSPGNPTGALVPMDTLKKLIVLADEHDFVIAADECYSELYFDEDAPPPGLLSACAELGRSDFKRCVVFHSLSKRSNLPGLRSGFVAGDAEIIKPFLLYRTYHGCAMPVQTQLASVAAWQDEAHVRANRDQYRAKYDAVLDILQPVMDVQRPDGSFYLWAKVPGCDAKFTRDLFQAQHVTVVPGSYLSREVDGVNPGAGRVRMALVAPLAECIEAAERIRDFLSKR from the coding sequence ATGAACCATGCCTTGACCCAGCTTCAGCCCTACCCGTTCGAGAAACTCCGCGCCCTGCTGGGCAGCGTGCAGCCGGCGGCGGACAAACGTGCCATCGCCCTGTCGATCGGCGAGCCGAAGCACGAATCGCCGGCGTTCGTCGCCAAGGCCCTGGCCGACAACCTCGACAAGCTGGCGGTGTACCCCAGCACCCTCGGCCTGCCGGCGCTGCGCCAGGCGATTGGCCAGTGGTGCGAACAGCGCTTCGGCGTGCCAACCGGCTGGCTGGATGCCGACCGCCATATCCTGCCGGTCAACGGCACCCGGGAGGCGCTGTTCGCCTTCACCCAGGCAGTGGTCAACCGCGCCGATGACGGCCTGGTGATCAGCCCCAACCCGTTCTACCAGATCTACGAAGGCGCAGCCCTGCTTGCCGGTGCCACCCCGCACTACCTGCCGTGCCTGGAAGACAACGGCTTCAATCCGGACTTCGACGCAGTGCCGGCAGAGGTATGGCAGCGCTGCCAGATCCTGTTCCTGTGCTCCCCAGGCAACCCCACTGGCGCCCTGGTGCCGATGGACACCCTGAAAAAGCTGATCGTCCTGGCCGATGAGCACGACTTCGTGATTGCCGCCGACGAGTGCTACAGCGAGCTGTACTTCGACGAAGACGCGCCACCACCAGGCCTGCTGAGCGCCTGCGCCGAGCTTGGCCGTAGCGATTTCAAACGCTGCGTGGTGTTCCACAGCCTGTCCAAGCGCTCCAACCTGCCGGGCCTGCGCTCGGGCTTCGTCGCCGGTGACGCCGAGATCATCAAGCCATTCCTGCTGTACCGCACCTACCACGGCTGCGCCATGCCGGTGCAAACCCAGCTGGCCAGCGTCGCCGCCTGGCAGGATGAAGCCCACGTACGCGCCAACCGCGACCAATACCGGGCCAAGTACGACGCGGTGCTGGATATCCTCCAACCGGTAATGGACGTTCAGCGTCCGGACGGCAGCTTCTACCTGTGGGCCAAGGTGCCGGGCTGTGATGCCAAGTTCACCCGCGACCTGTTCCAAGCACAGCACGTGACCGTGGTGCCGGGTTCGTACCTGTCGCGAGAGGTCGATGGGGTCAACCCAGGTGCAGGCCGAGTGCGCATGGCGCTGGTTGCGCCGCTGGCCGAGTGCATCGAGGCGGCTGAGCGGATTCGGGACTTCCTGAGCAAGCGCTGA
- the dapD gene encoding 2,3,4,5-tetrahydropyridine-2,6-dicarboxylate N-succinyltransferase: MSTTLFSLAFGVGTQNRQGTWLEVFYAQPLINPSAELVAAVAPILGYEGGNQAIAFTNAQAGQLADALKAVDATQYALLTRLAESHKPLVATLLAEDSALTSTPEAYLKLHLLSHRLVKPHGLSLAGVFPLLPNVAWTNQGAVDLAELAELQLEARLKGELLEVFSVDKFPKMTDYVVPAGVRIADTARVRLGAYIGEGTTIMHEGFVNFNAGTEGPGMIEGRVSAGVFVGKGSDLGGGCSTMGTLSGGGNIVIKVGEGCLIGANAGIGIPLGDRNTVEAGLYITAGTKVNLLDENNQLVKVVKARDLAGQTDLLFRRNSLNGAVECKTHKSAIELNEALHAHN; the protein is encoded by the coding sequence ATGTCCACTACTCTGTTCAGCCTGGCCTTCGGTGTCGGCACCCAGAACCGCCAGGGCACCTGGCTGGAAGTCTTCTACGCGCAACCACTGATCAACCCGAGTGCCGAGCTGGTCGCTGCGGTCGCGCCGATCCTCGGCTATGAAGGCGGCAACCAAGCCATCGCCTTCACCAACGCCCAGGCCGGCCAGCTGGCCGATGCGCTCAAGGCCGTCGATGCCACCCAATACGCCCTGCTGACCCGCCTGGCTGAAAGCCACAAGCCGCTGGTCGCGACCCTGCTGGCCGAAGACAGCGCGCTGACTTCGACCCCAGAAGCCTATCTCAAGCTGCACCTGCTCTCGCACCGCCTGGTCAAGCCGCACGGCCTGAGCCTGGCTGGCGTGTTCCCGCTGCTGCCAAACGTTGCCTGGACCAACCAGGGCGCCGTCGACCTGGCCGAGCTTGCCGAACTGCAACTCGAAGCGCGCCTGAAGGGCGAGCTGCTGGAAGTGTTCTCGGTCGACAAGTTCCCGAAAATGACCGACTACGTGGTCCCGGCCGGCGTACGTATCGCCGATACCGCCCGTGTGCGCCTGGGCGCCTACATCGGCGAAGGCACCACCATCATGCACGAAGGCTTCGTCAACTTTAACGCCGGCACCGAAGGCCCAGGCATGATCGAAGGCCGCGTGTCCGCTGGCGTATTCGTCGGCAAGGGCTCGGACCTGGGCGGCGGTTGCTCGACCATGGGCACCCTCTCCGGTGGTGGCAACATCGTGATCAAGGTCGGCGAAGGCTGCCTGATCGGCGCCAACGCGGGTATCGGCATCCCGCTGGGCGATCGCAACACCGTTGAAGCTGGCCTGTACATCACTGCTGGCACCAAGGTGAACCTGCTCGACGAGAACAACCAACTGGTCAAAGTGGTCAAGGCCCGCGACCTGGCCGGCCAGACCGACCTGCTGTTCCGTCGCAACTCGCTGAACGGCGCAGTAGAGTGCAAGACCCACAAGTCGGCCATCGAGCTGAACGAGGCGCTGCACGCGCACAACTGA